Proteins found in one Paenibacillus dendritiformis genomic segment:
- a CDS encoding PLP-dependent aminotransferase family protein encodes MTKYEAIMRDIKRRIEERSLRPGEKLPSIRALAKTFQCSNSTVIHALQELETEHVIYSIPRSGHYVVDKAQPRTAEGVEGFDFATSAPNVRQFPYVHFQHCINQAINLYQDELFVYGTPNGLPSLIRAVRAQLESYQVFASERNIAITSGVQQALALLTAMPLPNGKTKVVVEQPGYHLFLALLKLRRTQAIGVERTARGIDLARLEALFQRDDVRYFYTMPRFHNPLGTSLSNADKQRIVELADRYDVYIIEDDYLADFEQDAGQMPMYYYDTNQRVIYLKSYSKIMFPGLRVGVAVLPDALVGSFQQHKLTTDIDSSMISQAALELYITSGMFRRHRDEVRESYISKSRRLYASLSKHVEPFLKPGTFVHPASVCMKAHIVLPNRIDMGALLRNLRQRHVFVGDMKEHYLESYYPEKIMKLNVSKVAEERIESGVALIADELSRVLRG; translated from the coding sequence GTGACCAAATATGAAGCCATCATGCGGGACATCAAGCGGCGAATCGAGGAACGTTCCTTGCGGCCGGGGGAGAAGCTGCCGTCGATTCGCGCCTTGGCCAAGACCTTCCAGTGCAGCAACAGCACGGTGATTCATGCGCTGCAGGAGCTGGAGACGGAGCATGTCATCTACTCCATTCCGCGCAGCGGTCATTATGTCGTGGACAAGGCGCAGCCGCGAACGGCCGAGGGTGTGGAAGGCTTTGACTTTGCCACCTCCGCGCCCAATGTGCGGCAGTTTCCGTATGTTCATTTTCAGCATTGCATCAATCAGGCGATCAATCTGTATCAGGATGAATTGTTCGTATACGGGACGCCGAACGGGCTGCCCTCCCTCATTCGGGCGGTGCGAGCCCAGCTGGAGTCGTATCAGGTCTTTGCGAGCGAGCGCAATATCGCCATTACGTCCGGAGTTCAACAGGCGCTGGCCTTGCTCACTGCGATGCCTTTGCCGAACGGGAAGACGAAGGTCGTCGTCGAGCAGCCCGGATATCATCTGTTCCTGGCGCTTCTGAAGCTCCGCCGGACGCAGGCGATCGGGGTGGAGCGGACGGCCCGCGGAATCGATCTTGCCCGTCTGGAAGCGTTGTTCCAACGCGACGATGTCCGCTATTTTTACACGATGCCCCGCTTCCACAATCCGTTGGGGACCTCACTGAGCAATGCCGACAAGCAGCGGATTGTCGAGCTGGCCGACCGGTACGACGTCTATATTATCGAGGACGATTATTTGGCCGATTTCGAGCAGGATGCGGGTCAGATGCCGATGTACTATTACGATACGAATCAGCGGGTCATCTACTTGAAAAGCTACTCCAAAATCATGTTCCCCGGCCTTCGCGTCGGCGTCGCCGTGCTGCCGGATGCGCTTGTCGGCTCCTTCCAGCAGCACAAGCTGACGACCGATATCGACAGCTCGATGATCTCCCAGGCCGCTCTGGAGCTGTATATTACGAGCGGCATGTTCCGGCGGCATCGCGACGAGGTGAGGGAATCGTATATCAGCAAATCGAGACGGCTATACGCTTCCTTAAGCAAGCATGTCGAGCCGTTCCTGAAGCCGGGGACGTTCGTGCATCCCGCGTCCGTCTGCATGAAGGCGCATATCGTGCTGCCGAACCGGATCGATATGGGGGCGCTGCTGCGCAACCTTCGGCAGCGGCATGTGTTTGTGGGGGACATGAAGGAGCATTATCTGGAGAGCTACTACCCCGAGAAAATCATGAAATTGAATGTTTCCAAAGTGGCGGAGGAACGGATCGAATCGGGCGTGGCTCTGATTGCCGACGAATTGAGTAGGGTGCTGCGAGGATGA